CTCAACGTGCGGCTTGGGCAAAAAGAAAAGATCGCGCGGCTCTTCAGCGTGCACGCCAACCGCAGGGAGCGTCTCGACAAAGCCGGCACGGGCGAGATCGTGCTGGCCATGGGGCTGCGCCACGCGGGCACGGGCGACACGATCTGCGCCCCGAATGCCCCCATCCTGCTCGATCAGATCGTGGCGCAGGAGCCTGTGATCACGCGGGCCATCGAACCCAAGACCACGGCTGAGAAAGAGAAGATGGACTTCGCGCTGCAGAAGATCGCCGATGAAGATCCCACCTTCCGCTACCAGGAAGACGCTGACACGGGTCAGAGCATCATTCGGGGCATGGGTGAGCTGCACCTCGACATCATCGTCGACCGGCTCAAGCGTGAGTACAACGTGGAGGCCACGGTGGGCCGGCCCCAGGTGGTTTATCGAGAGACTGTCTCTGGACCTGCCGACGTGGAGGCGGTCTTCGAGCGCGATCTCGAGAACGAGAAGCTCTTCGGGCACGCCAAGGTACACATCGAGCCGCGGCCGCGCGGGGCGGGCAACGAAATCCGGCTGGCCATCGCGCCCCCGAACGTGCCGCCCGGAACCAAGGTCATCGAGCCCCCTCAATCCATCCTCGACGCGGCCCTGGATGGCGCGCGCGAGTCGATGGGCTCCGGGCTCGAGGGGTACCCCCTCGAAGACGTGGCACTGGTCATCACGGGCCTCGAATACCGGCCCGAGGCGTCCACCCCGAACGGGCAAAAGGCCGCCATGGGGGAAGCGGTTCGCAAGGCACTGCGCACGGCGGGCACCTCACTGCTCGAGCCAATCATGCGCGTGGAGATCTCAGCCCCCGAATCGAATGTGGGCGACGTGCTGGGCGATCTGAACGCCCGCCGCGCACAGATAGAGGACGTGGGCTTCCGTGCAGATCAGCGCATGATCGTGGCTCTGGTCCCGCTGCGTCGCATGTTTGGTTACGCCACCGACGTGCGCTCTGCGACCCAGGGGCGGGCGACCTACAGCATGCTCTTCGAGAAGTACGATACCTGGGGCTGAGGGGGCTGCGTTCGCTTCGTGCGGACGGGCCTTTCGAGAAGGCAGGGGAGCGATGGGGGCGCAAGCCCCGGTGGTCACGCGCGCTTGGCTGCGGCGGCTCCGGCTGATCCACCCAGCCGAGGGGCGAGGGCCTCGAATTGCGCCAGACGCGCCTCGAGCCTCTGGGTGTGCGCCACGAGGCGGGACAGCGTCGACTCCAGTTCGATGACGCGCGTCGCCAGGTTCTCCCCAGGGGCGGTCTCCGCCGCGGACGAAGTTTCCCAGCTATAGCGGGTCGGGTCGAAGTTCAAGCTGCGTTTCCAGCGGAACAAGAGGCTGACCGCGATGCCGTAGCGACGCCCGAGCTCGGACAGTGATTCGTTGTTGCGGCAGGCCTCGGCCAAAATGGCCTCTTTTTCCTGCGTGGTGAACCTGCGTCGCCGCCCAGCCTGCAGGTCGGGCACGACCAGATTGGAATGCTTCATCATCGAACCCTCCCTCGACAAATCTCTAAGGTACCCAGGTAGGCCCTTGCGCCCAGGGGAATGAGCACCCTGGTTTAGGTACAATTAACAGGTGTCAACACGAGCTTGGCTCTGGCCTTGAGTCCAACTCTGCTCGCGTTCCTCGAAGGTCCAGAGGCGTCGCCCGAGCGCCCAAGCTCGCTTGCCATGGGTACAGGCACATGCGCCTGGTTTTCCCCACCCCCAGCGGCTAGCCTCCGGGCGTTTCCGATCCGTGTCCTCCTCGTCGTCACCTCCCTATCGCCGCGGCGTGCCCCTCGTGCTCGCCTGTCGTTTCGTGGGGCTCGGCGTGCTTGCGGTGTCCTTCAGCGTGAGCTGTTCGCTCAAGGTCGATAGAGACAAGCTGGCGGCGCTGGGGGCGCTGTGCGACGGAGGCGTCTGCGGCGACGCTGCCGTCCCGAGCGCGGGTTGTCGTTCCGGATGCTGGGATGACGTGGCGTTGGCCTGCCTCCCTGGAACCAGCAACGTGGCGTGTGGGCGGGAGGGTGCGGCGTGTACCGCCTGTGAGGCTCCCACGGGGCTGTGCGCGGAGGGCCTCTGCGTAGCGCAAAATGCCATTTTGGCGCTGAGCGCTTCGGCGGGCCACACCTGCATGGCCGACAGCGCCTTCAATCTGTGGTGCTGGGGCCAAAACGACCGCGGGCAATTGGGATTGGAGCTTGGCTCCCCCGGCACGGACAGGCCCCAGATCAGCGCCACGGGCAGCTGGAAAGACGTGAGCGCGGGGGGGGACGCCCAGGCACACACCTGCGCGATTCACTTTCAGGGGTCCTTGTGGTGCTGGGGCGACAACAGCCGCGGTCAGGCGGGCGCGAATCCGTCCGAGGTGCCCTTCTCGAGCCGCGTGCGCTTGTTGGATCCGGGGGGATGGGCGCGGGTGTCGGTGGGGCCTCTGGCTTCCTGTGCCGTGCGCGACCAAGGCACGTTGTGGTGCTGGGGGGCAGGCGACGACGGTCGCCTCGGCTTCGAGGGAGGCAGCGACAGACCCGGCGTCGTGGGCACGGAGGCCGATTGGCGCGACGTGAGCGTGGGCGACGGGTTTTCGTGCGCGCTCAAAGACGACAACTCGCTTTATTGCTGGGGACGAAACGACCGCGGTCAGGTGGGTCGGTCCGACGTGGGCGCAGTTACCAGCCGCCCCGCCTTCGTGACGGCGAATGTCCTCAGCGTCGCCGCGGGCGGTTCACATGCGTGCGGCGTACGGACCGGCAACAGCGTGTGGTGCTGGGGCGACAATGCCCAGGGCCAGAGCGCCGAGACACGTGAGTTACCCTTTGTCCCCTCGCCCCGCCGCCTGGCCTTTGGTATCGCCCCCGAGCCGCAATGGCGCCAGGTCGCCGCGGGAGTTGGGCACAGCTGCGCCGTGTCCGCGGACGGCCAGCTGTGGTGCTGGGGCCGCAACGACGAAGGCCAGATTGGCATTGGAGCCGCAAGCACTCTGCCGTCACCCCCCGTGCGCATCGCACGCGAACGCGGGTGGCGGCGCGTGGCCGTCGGCGCGCGGCACACCTGCGCCGAAGCGGCCGACGGCACGCTGTGGTGCTGGGGCGACGGCCGCCTGGGACAAACGGGGGTGGCGCCTCCGCTCACCCCGATACCCGTGCGTGTCACCTTCTGAGGGGTCTGGAAAACCCGACCGATGGTCGGGTAGACCCATCCAGGGGTTTGCGGGGAAAGGCCACTGGCTTCAAAGATTGCAAGCCCTTCTCCTGTATCCTGGTTAAAGATCGCGCGGGCACGCCCGTTGCTGTAGCCCTTTTCTGTCTTCCCCGTCACCCCATCGTCACCGTGCCCCGCCCTTCCTCCTGCCCGCGCCCGCCCTGTTCCTTCCTCCCCTTCTTGGGGACGATGGTGGTAGGGCTACCAGGGCTCCTGGCTTGTGGCGACGACGGGGCCGACGCACGTTGCGGCGCGGGTCTTGCCAGCGCGGTCCCTGTCGGAGAAGACGCCGATGCCGGTCGGCCCCCGCTCCAAGTGCTGGCGCAGGATCCCACCTTCGGAGCCTGTGGCGTGCGAGTGTCAGACCACATCGGGCACCAAAACCCCATCGCGGTCCACCATGGCTCACGCCACCAGGCCTTCAACGCCGACGGCTCGCTGGTCATGCTTCGCAGTGGGCAGCTCCTGCGCCTCCGAGACAGCGTCATCGTGTCCACGCTGCCCGCCGCGGACTCTGCGTGGCTGTGGTCGCCGGACGAGCCGGACGAGGCCTTCGCCCTGCGGGGTGCCCAGCTGGTGGTTCATGACGCCCGCCAAAACGCCACGCGGGTGGTGCTCTCCCTGCCGGCGCCCTATCAGGGCTGGGTGCCCGAGACCGCCACCTTCGGTGTGGATCGCACGACCCACGAGACGCTGCTCGTGGCGGTGCGTGACGACGGAGGCAAGGTCCTGTTGCGCGTCGATACGGCGCGGGGAGCTCTGGTTCCCGTGTTGGACGTGCCTCGGGACGAGCTGCAGGCCATCCCGGCGCCTCGCTGGGTCTCGCTGCTGCCCGGCGCACAGGGGTCCCTGGTGGCATGGCCGCGAGAAGGTGAGGGCGCCCGCTTCGCGGGCGTGGAACTTTTCGATCGTGAGGGGCGGTTTCTGCGCCAGGTGACAAAGGACCGTCCCGCGGGCGACGTGGCCGAAGACGGTGCGGGGAGCTTGTGGTTCGTCTACGCCCTGGCGCCTCATCAAGGGCCCGTGACGCACCATCACCTCGTGAAGACGCGTTTGGGAAGTGTCCGGGGGGTGGTTGGCAACGGTGAAACCTTGCCCTTGCTGACGCTGGACCTCGAGCGGCAGGTAGAGGTGTCGTGTTTGGCTCACGGGCAGGACTTTTGTGTCTTCAGCACCAGCGCCGACGAGGGGGCCTCGGCCGCGCCCCTCGCGGGCGAGCTGATCAAAGTCGACCTGGGCAGTACACCCGATGCCCCTCTGTTCGCGCGCCTGGCGCAACACCGCAGCCGCCCCGCCGCGGTGTTCGCGCAGCCCTCGAGTGCCTGCCCTCTGTCCCCCACGACGGTGTTGCCGCACCCCAGCTTGGATCGCAGCGGGACTCGGCTGCTGTTCGGGAGCAACTGGGGGAACAATTGTTTCGCCGAGCTGTATATGCTCCAGCTGCCCTGACATCTAAACCCGGCATGTCCATGCAACCCACGCTGCCCCTGGCCCGGACCGGCCTTCCGATTCGTCGCCTGAGCTTGCAACGGCTGGACGATCCCCGCGCGCCGGTGTTCGTGGGGGCGCTCGACCGCGTCACCTTGGGCAGTGCCGAGGGCAACGATTTGCGCCTCGAGGATCCCACGGTGTCTCGGTTCCATGCCGTGCTCCATCGGCGGGGCGACCGCATCGTGGTGCGGGACTTGGGCTCTACGAACGGAACGGTGATCGGTCCGGTGCGGCTACAGGACGGCGAGGGAGAGATCGCGAGCGAGACGACCATCAGGCTCGGCAACGTGGCGCTCATCGTTCGTGATGGCGACGTGGTCATGGTGGAGCACGGCCCTGGCGAGCTCGGGGGGCTGGTGGGACGTTCACCGGCGATGCGCCAGCTGCTCGCGCAGGTGCAAAAGACGTCGCGTAGCGACGTGCCCGTGCTGGTGCTGGGCGAGTCTGGAACGGGCAAGGAGTTGGTGGGCCGGGCCCTGCACGAAGGCAGCCCGCGCGCGTCCGCGCCCTTCGTCACGGTGGACTGCGGCGCGCTTTCGTCCACGCTGTTTTCGAGCGAGCTCTTCGGGCACGAAAAAGGGGCGTTCACGGGCGCCCATCGTCAGCACCCCGGGGCCTTCGAGCGGGCATCGGGCGGCACCCTGTTTCTCGACGAGGTGGGTGAGCTCTCGCCGGAGCAGCAGTCTGCGCTGCTGGGTGCGCTCGAGCGCAAGACGATCCGGCGGCTGGGCGGTACGCGGGACTTGCCCGTGAACGTACGTCTGATCTCGGCGACCTCACGTGACCTCCTCAAAGAGGTGAACCAAGGACGTTTTCGCCTGGATTTGTTTTACCGCCTGGCGGTGGTTCGGCTCGATATGCCGCCTTTGCGGGAGCACCCGGAAGACATCCCGCTTTTGATTCAGCACTTCTTGCAAGACGAGGGCGCCATGGCACGCATGGAAAGCCTTTTCGATCGCGACGCGCTGACGCGGCTCAAGAACCATGCCTGGCCTGGCAATGCGCGCGAGCTGCGCAACTACGTCCTGGGGGCGTTGGCTCTGGGCCAGGTGCCCGAGTTCGTGGGCGCAGGTCCCGGCGCCCTCGCCGGGCCCCCCGCTGACACGGTGTCCTTTGTGGAGGACGGTCACGTGGTGCCCTACAAGGACGCCCGTAGACAAATCGTGGACACCTTCGAGCGTCGCTACCTCAGGGATCTGCTCGAGGCGACGCGTGGCAACATTCGTGAGAGCGCGCGCCAGGCCCAAATGAACCGCTCGTACCTCATCGAGCTCTTGAGCAAACACGGGCTGCCCGAGTGAAGCTGACGGGTTCGCCGCCCTCCTCGCGTGCCCTGGCCCCCGCGTGACAGCGCAGGGCGAGTCGCTCACGAGAACGCAAGTTCCATCAAGCACCGGCGTGGAATGCGCGTTAGTTTCGGAGGCTCGGAGCTCACGGTGAACCCTGCCTCTCACGCGTATCGAAAGCGGTTTCAGCGCGTGCTGGACCATATCGATGCCCACCTCGACGAGGGGTTGACCTTGGACGGCCTGAGCGCCGTGGCGGCCTTCTCGAAGTTTCATTTCCACCGACAATTCTCCGAGTATCTGGGAGTGCCGGTGCATCAGTACGTTCAGCTCGTGCGCATGCGCCGCGCAGCGTACCAGCTCACCTTTCACGATGGCGTACGCATCGTGGAGCTCGCTCTGGCTTG
Above is a genomic segment from Myxococcales bacterium containing:
- the fusA gene encoding elongation factor G codes for the protein MSAPSGSKTSKTAKLLRTRNIGIVAHIDAGKTTVSERFLFLSGRIHKIGEVHDGEAQMDWMPQERERGITITAAATTVEWKGHDLHLIDTPGHVDFTIEVERSLRVLDGAVVVFCGVSGVEPQSETVWRQANRFHVPRIAFVNKMDRAGADFARVVDDVRTRLGANVAPVQLPIGAEDRFVGVVDLVREKALYFSGTETEPPREDVIPADMAEDVAKAREALIEAVADLDDALATAYLEGQAISEETLKAALRKGTVGCKLVPVLAGAALRNKGVQPLLDAVVDYLPSPLEVPPIEGVVPGTNEPASREPTDSAPFCALAFKVQMDEGRKGVYLRIYSGTAKPGDEVLNVRLGQKEKIARLFSVHANRRERLDKAGTGEIVLAMGLRHAGTGDTICAPNAPILLDQIVAQEPVITRAIEPKTTAEKEKMDFALQKIADEDPTFRYQEDADTGQSIIRGMGELHLDIIVDRLKREYNVEATVGRPQVVYRETVSGPADVEAVFERDLENEKLFGHAKVHIEPRPRGAGNEIRLAIAPPNVPPGTKVIEPPQSILDAALDGARESMGSGLEGYPLEDVALVITGLEYRPEASTPNGQKAAMGEAVRKALRTAGTSLLEPIMRVEISAPESNVGDVLGDLNARRAQIEDVGFRADQRMIVALVPLRRMFGYATDVRSATQGRATYSMLFEKYDTWG
- a CDS encoding transposase, yielding MMKHSNLVVPDLQAGRRRRFTTQEKEAILAEACRNNESLSELGRRYGIAVSLLFRWKRSLNFDPTRYSWETSSAAETAPGENLATRVIELESTLSRLVAHTQRLEARLAQFEALAPRLGGSAGAAAAKRA
- a CDS encoding sigma 54-interacting transcriptional regulator, with protein sequence MSMQPTLPLARTGLPIRRLSLQRLDDPRAPVFVGALDRVTLGSAEGNDLRLEDPTVSRFHAVLHRRGDRIVVRDLGSTNGTVIGPVRLQDGEGEIASETTIRLGNVALIVRDGDVVMVEHGPGELGGLVGRSPAMRQLLAQVQKTSRSDVPVLVLGESGTGKELVGRALHEGSPRASAPFVTVDCGALSSTLFSSELFGHEKGAFTGAHRQHPGAFERASGGTLFLDEVGELSPEQQSALLGALERKTIRRLGGTRDLPVNVRLISATSRDLLKEVNQGRFRLDLFYRLAVVRLDMPPLREHPEDIPLLIQHFLQDEGAMARMESLFDRDALTRLKNHAWPGNARELRNYVLGALALGQVPEFVGAGPGALAGPPADTVSFVEDGHVVPYKDARRQIVDTFERRYLRDLLEATRGNIRESARQAQMNRSYLIELLSKHGLPE